The genomic region GAGATGGTGATGCCGGGCGACAACATCCGGGTGAGCATCGAGCTGATCACCCCCATCGCCATGGATGAAGGGCTGCGCTTCGCGATCCGCGAAGGCGGCCGCACCGTCGGCGCCGGCGTCGTCGGCAAAATCATTAAGTGAGGTCGCGGTGAACGGGATCGCTTACCGCATTCTAGTGCTAACAGGCGACAACGAGCGATAGGTAGGCGATAAGCGAACCCATGAATGAAAAGATTCGCATACGTTTGAAAGCGTACGATCATCGATTGCTGGATCAATCAGTGAAAGAGATCGTCGAGACCGTACGCCAGACTGGGGGCAGGGTGGCCGGACCGATTCCACTACCCACGCACATCGAGCGGTTTACGGTGAACCGGTCGCCACACGTCGACAAGAAGTCGCGAGAGCAGTTCGAAATCCGGACCCATAAGCGGCTGCTCGACATTTTGGAACCGACCCAGCAGACGATCGACGCCCTCGGGAAACTGGACCTGGCGGCCGGAGTGGACGTGGAGATTAAACTGCATTGACGCTGGGCCGGCGTCCGCCCGACACTGGGGCGTACCGCCTAGTCACGTGCAAGAACTGACAGCACCATGATGGGACTGATCGGCAAGAAGTTGGGGATGACGCAAGTCTTCGACCCGAGGGGCGAGTTGATCCCCGTGACCGTTATCCACGCCGGCCCGTGTACGGTGGTGCAAACGAAGACCACCGCCAGCGACGGCTACGCAAGCGTCCAAGTTGGGTTCGGCGAAAAGAAGGCTCAGCGCGCGACGAAGGCGTACCGTAACCACTGCGTGAAAGCAGGCAAGGGAATCTTCAGTGTGTTGCGCGAGTTTCGCGCGCGTGATGATGAGACCTACACGGTTGGGCAGGAAATCGATCTGGAGAGCGTCTTCAAGGTGGGTGATCGCGTGGATGTGACCGGAACCACCAAAGGGCGCGGCTTTACAGGCGTCATCAAGCGCCACGGGTTCTCCGGTTTTCCGGGCAGTCACGGGACACACGAGTACTTCCGCCACGGCGGGTCGATTGGTAACCGGTCGTACCCAGGCCGCGTGTTAAAAGGCAAGCGCATGGCCGGGCAATACGGCAATGAACGCAACACCACCCAGAACCTGGAAGTGATCGAGATCCGGCCGACAGAGCACCTCGTGCTGGTGCGCGGCTGCGTTCCCGGGGCGCGAAACGGCTTGGTGTTGATCCGGCCGGCAGTCAAGGAGATACACCGTGGCTGAGCCGATTACGATGCCAGTCGTGTCGCAGCGCAACGAGGTGGTTGGGGAAATCGCCTTGCCGGCGGCCGTGTTCAGCCAGCCCGTGCGGCGCCACCTGCTGTACGAGACGGTCCGGATGCAGCAAGCGAATCGTCGCGCCGGTACTGCTGCCACAAAAACGCGCGCCTTTGTCAGGGGCGGTGGGAAGAAGCCTTGGCGCCAAAAGGGTACGGGACGCGCGCGCGCCGGTAGCAGTCGTTCTCCTATTTGGAGGGGGGGGGCCGTCATCTTCGGGCCACAACCACGGGACTACTCGTATCGCATGCCCGCATCAGCACGGAAGGCTGCGCTCTGCTCGGCGTTGGCGTCGAAGGTGCGCGAGGGGAAACTGCTGGTGCTGGATAAGATTGCGATCGAGGCGCCCAAGACCAAGTTGCTGGCCAAGCTGATCGCCGACCTCAAAGTGGAAAGCACCCTGATCCTCATCCCGGAAAAGGACGACGGTCTCGAACGCGCGGCGCGGAACCTGCCCCTTGTCAAGGTGCTGCGAACCGAAGGTGCGAATGTCTATGATTTGCTGCGCTACGACCGGCTTATCCTGACACCAGGGGCCGTGGAGGCTCTGAATCGGAGGCTAGGCGCATGAAGGATCTGCACCGCGTCATCGCGTCGCCCTTGATCACGGAGAAGGGTACGCTGGTCAATGAGCAGGGGAACCAGTTCGTCTTCCGCGTTCGGCCCGAGGCTAACAAGATCGAGATCCGTCGCGCCATTGAGACGCTTTTTAAGGTCAAGGTCGAGAAGGTTCACACCTTGAATTACCTGGGTAAGAATCGACGGGTGGGTCATTCGGTGGGACAGCGTCCGCGTTGGAAGAAGGCGTACGTGACCTTGGCCGCGGGACAGCGCATCGACTTTTTCGAGAACGTGTAGAGTATGGCAACGCGTCAGTACAAGCCGACATCTCCGGGGCGCAGATTCCGGAGCGTGCTCGTTTTTTCCGAGCTCACAGACAAGGAGCCTGAACGGCAGCTCCTTGCGCCCAAGCAGCGTACGGGCGGCCGCAATGCCCTCGGCCGCATGACCAGCCGGCACCGCGGTGGGGGTCACAAGCAGCGCTACCGGATCATCGACTTTCGCCGCGACAAGGATCTGGTGCCTGCAAAGGTGGCTGCGATCGAATACGATCCGAACCGTTCCGCCCGCCTGGCCTTGTTGAACTACGTGGACGGCGAGAAGCGCTACATCCTGGCACCGGTCGGGCTGCGGCCAGGAGATAGTGTCGCCGCAGGTGAAGGCGCCGACATCAAGCCGGGTAACGCGATGGCGCTGCGCCAGATTCCGACCGGTACTATGGTGCACAATATCGAACTCAAGCCGGGACGCGGCGCCCAACTGGCGCGGAGCGCCGGCGCCGCGGCGCAGTTGATGGCTAAAGAAGGCTCGCGGGCACTGCTGAAGCTGCCCTCGGGAGAACTACGGTACGTCCAGTTGACGTGCCGGGCGACCATCGGACAGGTTGGCAACGTCGATCACGAGAACGTCTCCCACGGTAAGGCCGGACGTAGCCGCTGGCTCGGGAAGCGGCCGCATGTCCGCGGCATGGCCATGAACCCCGTCGACCATCCGCACGGCGGTGGTGAGGGACGCTCGAAGGGCAATCACCCGCAGTCGCCATGGGGGCAGCCGGCAAAGGGATACAAGACGCGGCACAATCCCCGCACGGATCGACTCATCGTAAAGCGGCGGAGCCGCTAGGAGCAGCAGGTGGCGCGTTCAGTCAAGAAGGGACCGTTCGTGGATCTGCACCTTCTCAAAAAGGTGCAGACGATGAATGTGGCTCGGGAGAGACGGGTGATCAAGACGTGGTCGCGGCGCTCGACGATCACGCCGGACATGATTGGTCACACGCTCGCCGTGCATAACGGCCGCAAGTTCATCCCGGTGTTCGTTTCCGAGAACATGGTGGGACACAAGCTGGGGGAGTTTTCACCCACGCGCACCTTTCACGGGCACTCGGGCGACCGCAAGGCGGAAGCGAAGCCCTCAGCTGCCCCGCCCCCAGGGGCAAGGGCATAGCCATGGAAGCACGGGCCGTCAGCCGCCATCTCCGCATGGGACCACGCAAGGCGCGCGGGGTGGCAGACCTCATCCGCGGGAAGAACGTGGGCGAGGCCTTGATGATTCTGGATTTCATTCCCAAAAAAGGGGCGCGCCTCCTGGCGAAGACATTGAAGTCGGTGATTGCCAACGCCGAGAATCAGCAACGCGTCGACGTGGACCGGCTGTATGTGCGCCGCGTCATGATTGATGGAGGCGCCACGCTGAAGCGGTTCCTGCCGCGCGCGCATGGGCGGGCAACGCCAATACGGAAACGGACCAGCCACATCACCATCGTCGTCGACGAACGTTAAGGGGAGCATGGGACAGAAAACGCATCCAAAGGGATTTCGGCTCGGCATCACCGAGCAGTGGGACTCTAAATGGTTCGCTCGGCGCGACTACCAGCAGTTGCTGCACGAGGATCTTCGCATCCGCAAGTTCCTCAAGGAGCGCCTGTATCACGCCGGCATCTCGAAGGTGGAGATCGAACGCGCGGCAAACAAGGCAAAGATCAACATTCATACGGCGCGGCCTGGCATCGTGATCGGTAAGAAAGGCGCCGAGATCGAGAAGCTGAAGAGCGAACTCAGCAAACTGACGAAGAAAGAGTCGTTCATCAATATCCACGAAGTTCGCCGACCCGATGTCGATGGACAGTTGGTCGCCGAAAACGTCGCCTTACAGCTGGAGCGCCGCGTCGCCTTTCGGCGGGCCATGAAAGAAGCCGTCGGACGTGCTATGCGGATGGGAGCTCTGGGAGTCCGGATCCAGTGCTCCGGGCGTCTGGGCGGAGCGGAGATCGCCCGCACGGAATGGTACCGCGAGGGGCGGGTGCCACTTCATACGCTGCGGGCCGATATCAGCTACGGTTTGGCCGAAGGCAAGACAACCTATGGGGTCATCGGCATCAAGGCCTGGATCTTCCGCGGCGAGGTGCTCACCAAGGAAGAGGAGAAGCAACGGGCAGCCCTGGGCGGGTAATGGACCATGTTAGCGCCAAAGAAAGTCAAATACCGCAAGATGCAGAAGGGCCGGAGGCGGGGAACCGCCTACCGCGGCGCGACGCTGGCATTCGGTGATTACGGGCTGCAGGCGACCGACCGCGGCTGGATGACGGCGCGGGAGTTGGAAGCCGCGCGCGTCGCCCTGACACGCCACATTAAGCGCGGCGGCCGGGTGTGGATTCGGGTGTTCCCGGATAAGCCATTGACGAAGAAGCCGGCCGAAACTCGCATGGGAAAAGGCAAGGGTTCGCCTGAAGTGTGGGTCGCCGTCATTAAACCTGGCCGCGTCCTGTTCGAGATGGAGGGCGTTTCCGAGGAGACCGCCCGCGAGGCATTTCGTCTAGCGGCGCAGAAATTGTCGATCCCGACGCAGTTCCGCGAACGGGTTGGCGCGGTGGGAGCGGCGCATGGAGCCTAAGGAACTGCGCGACAGTAGCGATGAGGAGCTGGAGGTGAGGGAGCGTGAATTGAAGGAGTCGCTCTTTCTCCTGCGGCTGCGACATAAGACGAACCAGCTCGAGAGCCCCGCACGGCTGGCGCAGACCCGGCGCGATATCGCCCGCATCAGTACGATACGACGCGAGCGTGAGTTGGAGAGGAACCGCTAGTGGAAGAGTG from Candidatus Binatia bacterium harbors:
- the tuf gene encoding elongation factor Tu (EF-Tu; promotes GTP-dependent binding of aminoacyl-tRNA to the A-site of ribosomes during protein biosynthesis; when the tRNA anticodon matches the mRNA codon, GTP hydrolysis results; the inactive EF-Tu-GDP leaves the ribosome and release of GDP is promoted by elongation factor Ts; many prokaryotes have two copies of the gene encoding EF-Tu); the protein is EMVMPGDNIRVSIELITPIAMDEGLRFAIREGGRTVGAGVVGKIIK
- the rpsJ gene encoding 30S ribosomal protein S10, giving the protein MNEKIRIRLKAYDHRLLDQSVKEIVETVRQTGGRVAGPIPLPTHIERFTVNRSPHVDKKSREQFEIRTHKRLLDILEPTQQTIDALGKLDLAAGVDVEIKLH
- the rplC gene encoding 50S ribosomal protein L3, which gives rise to MMGLIGKKLGMTQVFDPRGELIPVTVIHAGPCTVVQTKTTASDGYASVQVGFGEKKAQRATKAYRNHCVKAGKGIFSVLREFRARDDETYTVGQEIDLESVFKVGDRVDVTGTTKGRGFTGVIKRHGFSGFPGSHGTHEYFRHGGSIGNRSYPGRVLKGKRMAGQYGNERNTTQNLEVIEIRPTEHLVLVRGCVPGARNGLVLIRPAVKEIHRG
- the rplD gene encoding 50S ribosomal protein L4: MPVVSQRNEVVGEIALPAAVFSQPVRRHLLYETVRMQQANRRAGTAATKTRAFVRGGGKKPWRQKGTGRARAGSSRSPIWRGGAVIFGPQPRDYSYRMPASARKAALCSALASKVREGKLLVLDKIAIEAPKTKLLAKLIADLKVESTLILIPEKDDGLERAARNLPLVKVLRTEGANVYDLLRYDRLILTPGAVEALNRRLGA
- a CDS encoding 50S ribosomal protein L23, encoding MKDLHRVIASPLITEKGTLVNEQGNQFVFRVRPEANKIEIRRAIETLFKVKVEKVHTLNYLGKNRRVGHSVGQRPRWKKAYVTLAAGQRIDFFENV
- the rplB gene encoding 50S ribosomal protein L2, whose translation is MATRQYKPTSPGRRFRSVLVFSELTDKEPERQLLAPKQRTGGRNALGRMTSRHRGGGHKQRYRIIDFRRDKDLVPAKVAAIEYDPNRSARLALLNYVDGEKRYILAPVGLRPGDSVAAGEGADIKPGNAMALRQIPTGTMVHNIELKPGRGAQLARSAGAAAQLMAKEGSRALLKLPSGELRYVQLTCRATIGQVGNVDHENVSHGKAGRSRWLGKRPHVRGMAMNPVDHPHGGGEGRSKGNHPQSPWGQPAKGYKTRHNPRTDRLIVKRRSR
- the rpsS gene encoding 30S ribosomal protein S19, translating into MARSVKKGPFVDLHLLKKVQTMNVARERRVIKTWSRRSTITPDMIGHTLAVHNGRKFIPVFVSENMVGHKLGEFSPTRTFHGHSGDRKAEAKPSAAPPPGARA
- the rplV gene encoding 50S ribosomal protein L22 encodes the protein MEARAVSRHLRMGPRKARGVADLIRGKNVGEALMILDFIPKKGARLLAKTLKSVIANAENQQRVDVDRLYVRRVMIDGGATLKRFLPRAHGRATPIRKRTSHITIVVDER
- the rpsC gene encoding 30S ribosomal protein S3 encodes the protein MGQKTHPKGFRLGITEQWDSKWFARRDYQQLLHEDLRIRKFLKERLYHAGISKVEIERAANKAKINIHTARPGIVIGKKGAEIEKLKSELSKLTKKESFINIHEVRRPDVDGQLVAENVALQLERRVAFRRAMKEAVGRAMRMGALGVRIQCSGRLGGAEIARTEWYREGRVPLHTLRADISYGLAEGKTTYGVIGIKAWIFRGEVLTKEEEKQRAALGG
- the rplP gene encoding 50S ribosomal protein L16 translates to MLAPKKVKYRKMQKGRRRGTAYRGATLAFGDYGLQATDRGWMTARELEAARVALTRHIKRGGRVWIRVFPDKPLTKKPAETRMGKGKGSPEVWVAVIKPGRVLFEMEGVSEETAREAFRLAAQKLSIPTQFRERVGAVGAAHGA
- the rpmC gene encoding 50S ribosomal protein L29 — encoded protein: MEPKELRDSSDEELEVRERELKESLFLLRLRHKTNQLESPARLAQTRRDIARISTIRRERELERNR